One window from the genome of Pyrobaculum ferrireducens encodes:
- a CDS encoding iron dependent repressor, metal binding and dimerization domain protein, with product MCAVGHELLRYRPEHYLEALHQLGGRASLTALARVVGVRPSTARKMVLYLQAEGLVEYRGRGGVLLTEAGRARVEHLDRIHSSLADFFKAIGVEEELAESEAEKLEHVIDPRVVERLAAVAQLLKSLKALCGR from the coding sequence ATGTGTGCCGTGGGTCACGAGCTTCTGAGGTACAGGCCTGAGCACTACCTGGAGGCGCTTCACCAGCTTGGGGGCCGCGCGTCTCTTACGGCGCTTGCGAGGGTGGTGGGGGTGAGGCCCAGCACCGCTAGGAAGATGGTGCTGTACCTCCAGGCGGAGGGGCTGGTGGAGTACCGGGGCCGCGGGGGGGTTCTGCTTACTGAGGCTGGGAGGGCTAGGGTGGAGCATCTGGACAGGATACACAGCTCCCTCGCCGACTTCTTCAAGGCCATCGGCGTCGAGGAGGAGCTCGCCGAGTCGGAGGCCGAGAAGCTGGAGCACGTAATCGATCCGAGGGTGGTGGAGCGCCTCGCCGCCGTGGCACAGCTGTTGAAGAGCCTCAAGGCGCTGTGTGGGCGGTAG
- a CDS encoding phosphoribosylanthranilate isomerase has product MVLVKICGVTRPEDVYILDQLVDYIGFIVEPISPRSVSIDQLQSLREMVQRNKPVLVTASLSLKKAVEIAATFEIQVIQYHNTILPEDYDYATERGLTLAPVVLYKPGINIKKIVESLLKRRYEYILIDADKKSQERYEGGLKIPLAVLGEVAHLDKVAIAGGITPENAHLVARLRPYMVDVASGVEDAPGVKNMEKVRALLKALGR; this is encoded by the coding sequence GTGGTTTTGGTAAAGATATGCGGTGTAACAAGACCGGAAGATGTGTATATACTTGATCAGTTAGTTGACTACATAGGATTTATAGTTGAGCCTATAAGTCCCCGCTCGGTGTCTATAGATCAGCTTCAATCACTCCGTGAAATGGTACAAAGAAACAAACCTGTACTCGTCACAGCATCTCTGTCATTAAAAAAAGCCGTTGAGATAGCGGCAACATTCGAAATACAAGTGATACAGTATCACAACACTATCCTCCCAGAGGATTATGACTACGCCACAGAGAGAGGTCTTACGTTGGCCCCAGTTGTTCTATACAAACCGGGAATCAATATAAAAAAGATCGTAGAGTCCCTACTTAAGCGGAGATATGAATATATCTTAATTGACGCTGACAAAAAAAGCCAAGAACGTTACGAAGGTGGCTTAAAGATACCATTAGCGGTACTTGGGGAAGTGGCCCATCTGGACAAAGTTGCTATAGCTGGGGGGATAACTCCAGAAAATGCGCATCTTGTTGCTAGGCTTAGGCCTTACATGGTGGACGTGGCGAGCGGGGTGGAGGACGCCCCCGGCGTGAAGAATATGGAGAAAGTCAGAGCCCTCCTCAAAGCCCTCGGCCGGTGA
- a CDS encoding short-chain fatty acid transporter, translated as MGTLERYITEPLKEVGWRMTQWTEKYIPDAWIIAVMLTLVTLLLAWIWGSPPGKPWWGLDGLYHVIIAWGNGFWILLTFAMQMTLIMLLGYILAVSPPVAKFMDWLSRKPNPEKPWQSILLMGLWSNITGWINWGLSISSSAMFMTYIARHQPKVDFRLLVATAYLGLGTTWHSGLSGSAPLLVATPNNFLIQTGVLKEVIPITRTILSPFNLILVSVIIILTALVMAAMTPRPERAYKMTPEILERLKRWEPPQRPQIMTTAEKLSWWPGWNIIIFLMGLTWLVDNFAKKGFAGLTLDVVNFIFLMLGIIFHYRPVSFLKAAAEGARFVWGIIIQFPFYAGIFGMINYTSLAQTLTNFFIAISTPQTYLLIVYWYSGILNYLVPSGGSKWVIESPYILKAGFTHGISDASIVMAYAWGDMATDMIQPFWAIPLLGVSGLEFREIMGYLMVLFIIYSVVLTIAMLIMPINL; from the coding sequence ATGGGAACTTTAGAACGTTATATTACTGAGCCACTAAAAGAAGTTGGGTGGCGAATGACTCAGTGGACAGAAAAATACATCCCTGATGCGTGGATCATCGCGGTTATGCTAACACTAGTGACTCTTCTCCTCGCATGGATATGGGGAAGTCCACCTGGTAAGCCTTGGTGGGGACTTGACGGACTCTACCACGTCATCATAGCGTGGGGAAATGGTTTTTGGATACTGCTGACATTTGCCATGCAGATGACTCTCATTATGCTTCTAGGCTATATTCTTGCAGTATCTCCACCAGTTGCAAAATTTATGGATTGGCTATCTAGAAAGCCCAATCCTGAAAAGCCGTGGCAGTCAATACTCTTAATGGGCTTATGGTCAAACATTACTGGGTGGATTAACTGGGGTTTGAGTATTTCTTCTAGTGCCATGTTTATGACATATATAGCACGTCACCAGCCTAAAGTAGACTTCAGACTACTGGTAGCCACGGCGTATTTAGGCTTGGGAACGACATGGCACAGCGGACTCTCGGGATCAGCACCATTACTAGTAGCTACACCAAACAACTTCTTAATACAAACAGGTGTTCTCAAAGAGGTTATACCTATCACCAGAACTATATTGTCTCCCTTTAACCTAATACTAGTCTCTGTAATTATTATTCTAACGGCATTAGTAATGGCGGCAATGACTCCAAGACCCGAGAGGGCGTATAAAATGACTCCCGAAATTTTAGAAAGATTAAAAAGGTGGGAACCGCCGCAAAGACCCCAAATTATGACAACGGCGGAGAAGCTAAGCTGGTGGCCTGGGTGGAATATAATAATTTTTCTAATGGGCCTTACTTGGCTAGTTGACAACTTTGCTAAAAAAGGATTCGCAGGCCTAACACTTGATGTGGTAAATTTCATATTCCTCATGCTTGGTATTATATTCCACTATAGACCTGTTAGCTTCCTAAAAGCCGCAGCCGAGGGTGCGAGGTTTGTTTGGGGGATAATTATCCAATTCCCATTCTACGCAGGTATATTCGGCATGATTAACTACACCTCATTAGCCCAGACCTTGACAAATTTCTTTATAGCTATATCTACTCCCCAGACGTATTTATTAATTGTCTACTGGTATTCAGGTATTCTGAATTATCTAGTCCCTTCTGGTGGTTCTAAATGGGTTATTGAATCGCCTTATATACTAAAGGCAGGTTTTACCCACGGCATTAGCGATGCCTCTATAGTAATGGCGTATGCGTGGGGCGACATGGCTACAGACATGATTCAGCCATTTTGGGCGATTCCACTTCTAGGCGTCTCAGGTCTAGAGTTTAGAGAGATAATGGGCTATCTCATGGTGCTTTTTATAATTTATTCAGTAGTATTAACAATTGCAATGTTGATAATGCCTATTAATTTATAA
- a CDS encoding acyl-CoA dehydrogenase family protein: MTLLTQEHELARRTAREFAEKYVEPVARKMDRENYYPREVIREAGKLGLLTPTVSPEYGGGGGDLRTAVVVLEELGRVSGGFSLLVEAYGILFADALNNFATKRQKEEVLSKVAAGEKIGAFALSEPCCGSDAAAIQTQAEKRGGEWVINGTKMWITNGLYADYYLVAARTGPREARHRAITLFLLPRSKCIEASPIEVMGVRGTGTAELKLSDCRAGDDDVVGKVNGGWEVLTTTLNIGRTAVAAVAVGVARGAYEEALSWARNRELFGRRLVEFQNTQFELAEMLAAIETARTLTYYSAYLYDTKSPHFVLMTHVAKLQSARIAVDVARRAVQIEGGFGYSKESKAEMFYRDAKILEIGEGTNEVMKYVIYKLIEKGSFH, encoded by the coding sequence ATGACTCTTCTGACTCAGGAACACGAGCTGGCGAGGCGGACGGCCAGGGAATTCGCCGAGAAATACGTTGAGCCTGTCGCCAGGAAAATGGATCGGGAAAACTACTACCCACGCGAGGTGATTAGAGAAGCGGGGAAACTCGGCCTACTAACCCCCACCGTCTCGCCCGAGTACGGAGGCGGGGGCGGCGACTTGAGGACTGCGGTGGTGGTGCTTGAGGAGCTGGGCCGCGTCAGCGGGGGCTTCAGCCTCCTTGTGGAGGCCTACGGCATACTATTCGCCGATGCCCTCAACAACTTCGCCACCAAGAGGCAGAAGGAGGAGGTGCTCTCCAAGGTTGCGGCCGGCGAGAAGATAGGCGCCTTCGCCCTCTCGGAGCCTTGTTGCGGCTCAGATGCCGCGGCGATCCAAACACAAGCCGAGAAGAGGGGCGGGGAGTGGGTCATCAACGGCACCAAGATGTGGATAACCAACGGGCTCTACGCAGACTACTACCTAGTGGCGGCGAGGACGGGGCCGAGGGAGGCGAGGCACAGGGCAATTACGCTGTTTCTACTCCCCCGTAGTAAATGCATCGAGGCCTCGCCTATAGAGGTGATGGGGGTCAGAGGTACGGGAACCGCAGAGCTTAAACTCAGCGACTGCAGAGCCGGCGACGACGACGTCGTGGGCAAGGTGAACGGCGGGTGGGAGGTGCTAACCACCACCCTAAACATTGGAAGGACAGCGGTGGCCGCCGTGGCGGTCGGAGTCGCCCGCGGAGCTTATGAAGAAGCGCTGAGCTGGGCGAGGAATAGAGAGCTCTTCGGCAGGCGGCTGGTGGAGTTCCAAAACACCCAGTTCGAGCTAGCGGAGATGCTCGCCGCTATAGAAACCGCAAGGACGCTGACGTACTACTCCGCCTACCTATACGACACCAAGTCGCCCCACTTCGTCCTCATGACCCATGTCGCCAAGCTACAGAGCGCCCGCATCGCCGTAGACGTCGCCAGACGCGCAGTGCAGATAGAAGGCGGGTTCGGCTACAGCAAAGAAAGCAAAGCGGAGATGTTCTACAGAGACGCCAAAATCCTAGAGATAGGTGAGGGTACTAACGAAGTCATGAAATATGTCATTTATAAACTAATAGAAAAAGGATCATTTCATTAG
- a CDS encoding Zn-ribbon domain-containing OB-fold protein: protein MRRVKYFPEVMEIEAYVYTAGPVGTKWLEALESGRLTAAYCPKCGRLYMPPKMYCPHDFQEVTELREVAPLGVVETYTVIHRDFYGEPLKEPRVLAFIKFPGVEGGLIHYVKTDRPRVGMKVRPRWRADRRGLVTDIEYFEEA, encoded by the coding sequence ATGAGGCGCGTCAAGTACTTCCCAGAGGTAATGGAGATAGAGGCGTATGTATACACCGCCGGCCCGGTTGGCACAAAATGGCTCGAGGCGTTGGAGTCGGGGAGGCTCACGGCGGCCTACTGCCCCAAGTGCGGCAGGCTGTATATGCCACCCAAAATGTACTGCCCGCACGACTTCCAGGAGGTTACGGAGCTGAGGGAGGTGGCGCCGCTCGGCGTCGTGGAGACGTACACAGTGATCCACAGAGACTTCTACGGAGAGCCGCTTAAAGAGCCCCGGGTGCTGGCATTCATAAAATTCCCCGGCGTTGAGGGCGGCCTCATACACTACGTAAAGACGGATAGGCCCAGGGTCGGCATGAAGGTGAGGCCCAGGTGGCGCGCCGATAGGCGTGGCCTCGTCACAGACATTGAGTACTTCGAGGAGGCATGA
- a CDS encoding Zn-ribbon domain-containing OB-fold protein encodes MTGPTKPINPRGTKYDRVEFPVFEFPVVGKARYNYTTGEALGRFLAGLKEGKILGTYCNKCGRVFVPPRMYCSYCFREVDGWVEARDEGVVNTAVMSYISATRARLERPVAVGVIKLDVPGYQFDDHFFPGLMHYICGASEDDVKSMKIFGARVKARWKPPEQRTGSITDIECFEVARP; translated from the coding sequence ATGACGGGACCAACCAAGCCCATAAACCCGAGGGGCACCAAGTACGACCGCGTGGAGTTCCCAGTATTCGAGTTTCCAGTGGTCGGCAAGGCGCGCTACAACTACACCACTGGCGAGGCCCTGGGCAGATTCCTAGCCGGCCTCAAAGAGGGGAAGATACTCGGCACGTACTGCAACAAGTGCGGGAGGGTGTTCGTCCCGCCGAGGATGTACTGCTCCTACTGCTTCAGAGAGGTAGACGGGTGGGTAGAGGCTCGGGACGAAGGCGTGGTCAACACGGCGGTGATGAGCTACATATCGGCCACAAGGGCGAGGCTTGAGAGGCCGGTAGCCGTGGGCGTTATTAAGCTTGACGTCCCCGGCTACCAATTCGACGACCACTTCTTCCCCGGCTTAATGCACTACATCTGCGGCGCGTCGGAGGACGACGTGAAGTCCATGAAGATATTCGGAGCCAGGGTAAAGGCAAGGTGGAAGCCGCCCGAGCAGAGAACCGGCTCGATAACAGACATAGAGTGCTTCGAGGTGGCGAGGCCATGA
- a CDS encoding thiolase domain-containing protein yields MTSRNINFKHRVAVVSAGMTLFRSRMLETPQELAWLAAKQALDEAGLTLKDIDCVVIGSAPDAFDGVHMKGEYLAEGAGGIHKPTIRVFVGGATGVFVPIAAWWHVASGLCKKVLVVAEEKMSHAAKPHTQYVFRYIWDPIVEKPLNPNLIWIFAMEMHRYMYKCGVKKEDIALVSVKNKRNACGHPSAQLCMPNITVDDVLKSEVLVWPVQLLDISPTSDGAVALVLASEEEARRITDTPVWIKGVGWTLDTTHWTNRDLAYPEYVRRAAEMAYRMAGIDNPRKQIDVAEPYDPFDYKELHHMEGLGLARKCEAPVLTREGVTQRDGDLPINPSGGLLGVGNPIAAAGLMKVAEIFWQIRGEAGARQVKKPVYTGLAQAWGDLMQAGTVIVMGI; encoded by the coding sequence ATGACGAGCCGCAACATCAACTTCAAGCACAGAGTGGCAGTTGTGAGCGCCGGGATGACGCTGTTCAGAAGCAGAATGCTGGAGACGCCCCAAGAGCTGGCGTGGCTCGCGGCTAAGCAGGCGCTGGACGAGGCCGGCCTGACCCTCAAGGATATAGACTGCGTCGTCATCGGAAGCGCGCCAGACGCCTTCGACGGCGTTCACATGAAGGGGGAGTACCTCGCCGAGGGCGCCGGGGGCATCCACAAGCCGACCATCAGAGTATTTGTGGGAGGCGCCACCGGCGTCTTTGTCCCCATCGCCGCGTGGTGGCACGTGGCGTCTGGACTCTGCAAAAAGGTGCTTGTCGTCGCCGAGGAGAAGATGAGCCACGCCGCGAAGCCGCATACGCAGTACGTCTTCCGCTACATATGGGACCCCATCGTCGAGAAGCCCCTCAACCCCAACTTAATCTGGATATTCGCCATGGAGATGCACCGCTACATGTATAAATGCGGGGTGAAGAAGGAGGACATAGCGCTGGTCTCTGTTAAGAACAAGCGCAACGCCTGCGGCCACCCCTCGGCGCAGCTCTGCATGCCAAACATAACGGTGGACGACGTGTTGAAGAGCGAGGTCCTGGTCTGGCCGGTGCAGTTGCTAGACATATCGCCAACAAGCGACGGCGCCGTGGCGCTGGTGTTGGCAAGCGAGGAGGAGGCTAGGAGGATTACAGACACCCCCGTGTGGATTAAAGGCGTTGGGTGGACTCTCGACACGACGCACTGGACAAACCGCGACTTGGCCTACCCCGAATACGTGCGGAGGGCGGCTGAGATGGCCTACCGCATGGCTGGGATAGACAACCCGCGGAAGCAGATAGACGTGGCGGAGCCCTACGACCCCTTCGACTACAAAGAGCTACACCACATGGAGGGCCTCGGGCTGGCGAGGAAGTGCGAGGCGCCGGTACTCACAAGGGAGGGCGTGACGCAGAGAGACGGCGACCTCCCCATAAACCCATCCGGCGGCCTACTCGGCGTGGGGAACCCCATCGCGGCCGCGGGCCTTATGAAAGTGGCAGAGATATTCTGGCAGATAAGGGGCGAGGCGGGGGCGAGGCAGGTAAAGAAGCCGGTGTACACCGGCCTGGCACAGGCCTGGGGAGACCTCATGCAGGCAGGAACAGTCATCGTGATGGGGATATGA
- a CDS encoding thiolase domain-containing protein, whose protein sequence is MRVGIAGVGWFGFQPEVVDYSFREMMFKAAQRAYEDAGGLDPRRDVDAFISCQEDFWEGISIADEFAPDPVGGAMKAVYTVTGDGLQCVGQAYMMIKSGLFDVVVVESHGKPSDVVTLNEVMFTATDPVSLRPLGLENVHALAALEARAYMARYGVEEEHLEAVVEKAHKAGVKNPRAVYASPGRSRASTPTVVDPLKEADIAKFVDAAVVVVLASDRVVRDFTDAPVWVDGVWWSTEISTLEYHDWAFPHHAREAADGAYMQAKVADPAKEVGFAEVDNRYSFKELQHIEALRLAPRGQAKELLADGAFCPGGRLPVNLSGGALAEGVPFEVHGLARLSYAVAVMKGDFKAEVDRRDVAVVHSWRGVPTTTSVVAVLRL, encoded by the coding sequence ATGAGAGTTGGAATAGCGGGTGTGGGCTGGTTCGGCTTCCAGCCCGAAGTGGTCGACTATTCCTTCCGCGAGATGATGTTCAAGGCGGCGCAGAGGGCATATGAGGACGCAGGCGGTCTCGATCCCCGGAGGGACGTAGACGCGTTTATCTCGTGCCAGGAGGACTTCTGGGAGGGGATATCTATTGCTGATGAATTTGCGCCGGACCCCGTCGGCGGTGCGATGAAGGCGGTGTATACGGTGACCGGCGACGGGCTTCAGTGCGTGGGGCAGGCATATATGATGATTAAGTCTGGCCTTTTCGACGTCGTTGTAGTTGAGTCTCATGGAAAGCCCTCCGACGTCGTCACACTCAACGAGGTTATGTTCACAGCCACGGACCCCGTATCACTGCGGCCTCTGGGGCTGGAAAATGTACACGCATTAGCGGCCTTGGAGGCCAGGGCCTACATGGCTAGGTACGGCGTCGAGGAGGAGCACCTGGAGGCTGTGGTGGAAAAGGCCCATAAGGCCGGCGTCAAAAACCCCCGCGCCGTGTACGCATCGCCGGGCAGATCGAGAGCGTCTACCCCCACCGTGGTGGACCCCCTGAAAGAGGCTGACATAGCCAAGTTCGTGGACGCCGCCGTCGTCGTGGTGCTGGCCTCCGACAGGGTGGTTAGGGACTTCACCGACGCCCCCGTCTGGGTGGATGGGGTTTGGTGGTCTACGGAGATCTCCACTCTGGAGTACCACGACTGGGCTTTTCCGCACCACGCCAGGGAGGCCGCCGACGGCGCGTATATGCAGGCCAAAGTCGCAGACCCCGCCAAGGAGGTGGGCTTCGCCGAGGTGGATAACCGATACAGCTTCAAAGAGCTTCAGCACATCGAGGCCCTCAGGCTGGCGCCCCGCGGGCAAGCTAAGGAGTTGCTCGCCGACGGCGCCTTCTGTCCAGGAGGGAGACTGCCCGTAAATCTCAGCGGGGGGGCTCTGGCCGAGGGCGTCCCCTTCGAGGTGCACGGACTGGCGAGGCTGAGCTACGCCGTCGCCGTCATGAAAGGCGACTTCAAGGCGGAGGTAGATAGGCGGGACGTGGCGGTGGTGCACAGCTGGAGAGGCGTCCCCACAACTACAAGCGTCGTGGCTGTGCTGAGGCTATGA
- a CDS encoding AMP-binding protein, with protein sequence MDIWKPEKQHLEASNVARYMSLHGFETLEQFISHTYEKPEEFWSTFEREVLRLRWREPYTKVLDLSRGVQWPRWFVGGRLNIADQLEDTSEPLVKWEGEDGATVSWSYSEVLYKARAVASWLKRNGLEKGDRVAVYMPMVPEIVPVMLGAIRAGGIIVPLFSGFGREAIRVRLEDSEAKFVFAADVSYRRGKEVDMFSELKAGLTQSVRHVVVLERSGRQSGYTPLSDVFKTGGDYVENTESEDPLMIIYTSGTTGKPKGTVHTHDGFPIKAAADVYFHFDIKRGETLSWVTDMGWMMGPWMVFAAYLLRGSMAFFEGAPDYPKDRLWRFAERFEVKSLGLAATLTRHLRSIGASAEPGQLDHLEAFGNTGEPIDLESWLWLYRMGRGRVPIINYSGGTEISGGILGCYVVKPIKPSSFNGASIGTKATVFTEDGRPAPPGVEGELVVLSVWPGMTRGFWRDPQRYLETYWSKWPGVWAHGDAAMVDQEGYFYILGRADDTIKVAGKRLGPAEIETVLNAHPAVAESACIGVPHSVKGEVPICFVVLKAGYEPSESLRAELIRLTEEALGKAFGAVEDVKFVKMLPKTRNAKIMRRVIRAIHLGRSPGDLSALENPEAIEEIKKAIGKI encoded by the coding sequence ATGGACATATGGAAACCTGAAAAACAGCATCTGGAGGCGTCTAATGTAGCTAGATATATGTCGCTACACGGCTTTGAAACGCTGGAACAGTTTATCTCCCATACCTATGAAAAGCCGGAGGAGTTCTGGTCCACTTTTGAGCGGGAGGTGTTGAGGCTGAGGTGGAGAGAGCCGTACACCAAGGTGTTGGACTTGTCGCGGGGGGTTCAGTGGCCCCGGTGGTTTGTAGGAGGGCGGCTCAACATTGCCGACCAGCTTGAGGACACCTCGGAGCCTCTAGTGAAGTGGGAGGGGGAGGATGGCGCTACTGTGTCTTGGAGCTACTCGGAGGTGCTATACAAGGCCAGGGCCGTGGCCAGCTGGCTTAAGCGAAACGGCTTGGAGAAGGGCGACCGCGTAGCGGTGTACATGCCCATGGTGCCCGAGATAGTGCCGGTCATGCTGGGCGCCATAAGGGCCGGCGGCATAATAGTGCCCCTCTTCAGCGGCTTCGGGAGGGAGGCCATTAGGGTTAGGCTGGAGGACAGCGAGGCGAAGTTCGTCTTCGCCGCAGACGTCTCATACCGCAGAGGCAAGGAGGTGGATATGTTCTCCGAGCTAAAGGCCGGCCTTACCCAGAGCGTTAGACACGTGGTGGTGCTGGAGAGGTCGGGAAGGCAGAGCGGCTACACGCCGCTGTCCGACGTCTTTAAGACAGGCGGCGACTATGTGGAGAATACAGAGTCTGAAGACCCCTTGATGATTATCTACACATCGGGCACCACTGGGAAGCCCAAAGGCACAGTACACACACACGACGGCTTCCCCATAAAGGCCGCCGCGGATGTCTACTTCCATTTCGACATAAAGAGGGGGGAGACGCTGAGCTGGGTGACTGACATGGGGTGGATGATGGGGCCCTGGATGGTCTTCGCCGCATACCTCCTTAGAGGCTCCATGGCCTTTTTCGAGGGGGCCCCTGACTACCCCAAGGACAGGCTGTGGCGCTTCGCGGAGAGGTTTGAGGTGAAGTCTCTAGGCCTCGCCGCCACCCTCACTAGACACCTCAGGAGCATAGGGGCCTCCGCAGAGCCGGGGCAACTAGACCACCTGGAGGCCTTCGGCAACACTGGGGAGCCTATCGACCTCGAGAGCTGGCTGTGGCTCTACAGAATGGGCAGGGGGAGGGTGCCGATTATCAACTACTCCGGGGGGACTGAGATCTCCGGCGGGATTCTGGGTTGCTACGTGGTGAAGCCCATAAAGCCCAGCTCCTTCAACGGCGCCAGCATAGGCACGAAGGCCACTGTGTTTACAGAAGACGGCAGGCCCGCGCCTCCTGGGGTAGAGGGAGAGCTGGTGGTCCTCTCGGTGTGGCCGGGCATGACGAGGGGCTTCTGGAGGGATCCCCAGCGCTATTTAGAGACCTACTGGAGCAAGTGGCCTGGGGTGTGGGCGCATGGGGACGCCGCCATGGTGGATCAAGAGGGGTACTTCTACATACTGGGCCGTGCCGACGACACAATTAAGGTGGCTGGGAAGCGGCTGGGGCCCGCCGAGATAGAGACGGTCCTCAACGCGCACCCAGCCGTGGCGGAGTCTGCGTGTATAGGCGTCCCCCATTCGGTAAAGGGCGAGGTGCCTATCTGCTTCGTCGTGTTGAAGGCCGGCTACGAGCCCAGCGAGTCGCTGAGGGCTGAGCTGATAAGGCTGACAGAGGAGGCGTTGGGCAAGGCGTTCGGCGCCGTGGAGGACGTAAAGTTTGTCAAGATGTTGCCCAAGACGAGGAATGCTAAAATCATGAGGAGGGTCATAAGGGCCATCCACCTCGGCCGTAGCCCCGGCGACCTCTCGGCTCTGGAAAATCCAGAGGCTATTGAGGAGATAAAGAAGGCAATTGGCAAAATTTAG
- a CDS encoding CoA transferase, which yields MAGGRVVELATLYPGPLAGRLLAGWGFEVVKVEPPGGDPMKSFSPLLYRLLNEGKRRVVVDLKSEEGRRILYDMVRGADAVITSFRPQAAERLGVSYRVLSAVNPSIIYVAITGYESSNAPGHDINFAAVAGHIRDSVPTPQSIDVATGLVAAFAVAASVALGRAGYFEVPMERVALLLNLLNFANIGDVGEPRLTGSYPFYNIYRCADGKVALGAVEPKFWERFCMLIGRPDLINRILDPGAVTEVEKETSRIKCGELLNRAAELDVPLAPVLSLEEVAKRVDLDKLISAFLKVNFEK from the coding sequence ATGGCGGGCGGGAGAGTTGTCGAGCTGGCGACGCTGTACCCAGGCCCCCTAGCAGGTAGGTTGCTCGCCGGGTGGGGGTTCGAGGTTGTAAAAGTAGAGCCTCCAGGTGGCGATCCTATGAAGTCTTTTAGTCCACTTCTCTACCGTTTGCTAAACGAGGGGAAGAGGAGGGTTGTAGTTGATCTAAAGAGTGAGGAGGGCAGACGCATTCTGTACGACATGGTGAGGGGCGCAGACGCCGTTATCACAAGCTTCAGACCTCAAGCCGCCGAGAGGCTCGGCGTATCTTATAGGGTCTTAAGCGCGGTTAATCCCTCCATTATCTATGTCGCCATTACTGGCTACGAGTCGTCTAACGCCCCCGGCCACGACATAAACTTCGCCGCAGTTGCAGGCCATATAAGAGACTCGGTGCCGACGCCGCAGAGCATAGATGTGGCAACTGGCCTCGTTGCGGCCTTTGCCGTAGCCGCCTCCGTGGCCCTCGGCCGCGCTGGGTATTTCGAGGTGCCGATGGAACGCGTCGCCCTTCTCCTCAATTTGTTAAACTTCGCCAATATTGGAGATGTCGGAGAGCCGAGACTCACCGGGAGCTACCCCTTCTACAACATCTACAGATGTGCTGATGGGAAAGTGGCTCTGGGGGCTGTGGAGCCGAAGTTTTGGGAGAGGTTCTGCATGTTGATAGGGAGGCCGGATCTCATAAATAGGATACTAGATCCCGGAGCAGTCACCGAGGTTGAGAAAGAAACTAGTAGAATAAAGTGTGGGGAGTTGTTAAATAGAGCGGCAGAGCTTGATGTACCCCTTGCACCTGTCTTGTCTTTAGAAGAGGTTGCCAAGAGAGTAGATCTAGATAAGTTAATATCTGCGTTTTTAAAAGTAAACTTTGAAAAATGA
- a CDS encoding PaREP1 family protein, with translation MEGYLDLRNRPREFVEARIEEAKAEAKLAEEILKRELYQNAANKAFMALRALLRALVVLRLDLLTRDAKRGEWYLKVGYAAPTTGLIRIAKDLEALGVAGVEPVVKTALMLHRFAYNGFDTNFVDYSDLEEVASDVRQVLEYVEKILRQLETSKGG, from the coding sequence GTGGAGGGATATCTAGATCTTAGGAATAGGCCTAGAGAATTCGTCGAGGCGAGGATCGAGGAGGCGAAGGCAGAGGCAAAGTTAGCCGAGGAGATTTTGAAAAGAGAGCTCTACCAAAACGCGGCAAACAAGGCATTCATGGCGCTTAGAGCCCTGCTAAGAGCTTTGGTGGTGTTGAGGCTTGACCTCTTGACGCGGGACGCCAAGAGGGGGGAGTGGTATCTTAAAGTCGGCTACGCGGCCCCCACCACCGGCTTGATTAGAATAGCAAAAGACCTGGAGGCGCTGGGCGTCGCCGGGGTTGAGCCAGTGGTAAAAACTGCGTTGATGTTACATAGATTTGCTTACAACGGCTTCGATACAAACTTCGTGGACTACTCAGATCTAGAGGAGGTGGCCTCTGACGTAAGACAGGTATTGGAGTACGTCGAGAAGATCCTACGGCAACTAGAAACCTCAAAGGGGGGCTAA
- a CDS encoding acyl-CoA thioesterase, protein MPFEARFYIYWSQTDAAGIVHFSEFFTLVEHAEEEFYRSRGLLDVHSLMPRVEAHAVFKSPLKRGDVARVVLRPLELREKAVKFGFEIFNETTGLLSASGYIVAVCVENEGGRLRSARCPQELIEAWMSVE, encoded by the coding sequence ATGCCTTTTGAGGCGAGGTTTTACATATACTGGTCACAGACAGACGCGGCTGGCATCGTGCACTTTTCCGAGTTTTTCACGCTGGTGGAACACGCAGAGGAGGAGTTCTACAGGTCAAGAGGTCTCCTAGATGTGCACAGCCTGATGCCTCGGGTCGAGGCCCACGCAGTGTTTAAGTCCCCCCTGAAACGCGGCGACGTCGCGCGCGTGGTATTGAGGCCTTTGGAGCTTAGGGAAAAGGCGGTTAAGTTCGGCTTTGAGATATTTAACGAGACGACGGGGCTCCTCTCGGCCTCCGGCTACATAGTGGCGGTATGTGTAGAAAACGAGGGTGGAAGGCTGAGATCGGCAAGGTGCCCCCAGGAGCTCATAGAGGCGTGGATGAGTGTCGAGTAG